Proteins from a genomic interval of Pseudomonas asplenii:
- a CDS encoding type IV pilus twitching motility protein PilT: protein MDITELLAFSAKQGASDLHLSAGLPPMIRVDGDVRRINLPALDHKQVHDLIYDIMNDRQRKDYEEFLETDFSFEVPGVARFRVNAFNQNRGAGAVFRTIPSKVLTMDELGMGEVFRKITEVPRGLVLVTGPTGSGKSTTLAAMIDHLNNNRHHHILTIEDPIEFVHESKKCLVNQREVHRDTQSFSAALRSALREDPDVILVGEMRDLETIRLALTAAETGHLVFGTLHTTSAAKTIDRVVDVFPAEEKSMVRSMLSESLQAVVSQSLLKKIGGGRVAAHEIMLGTPAIRNLIREDKVAQMYSSIQTGGSLGMQTLDMCLKELLTKGLIGRDSAREKAKIPDNF from the coding sequence ATGGATATCACCGAGCTGCTGGCCTTTAGCGCCAAACAGGGCGCGTCGGACTTGCACCTCTCGGCCGGGCTGCCGCCGATGATCCGGGTCGATGGTGACGTGCGCCGGATCAATCTGCCGGCGCTGGACCACAAGCAGGTTCATGACCTGATCTATGACATCATGAATGACCGCCAGCGCAAGGACTACGAGGAGTTCCTCGAAACCGACTTTTCCTTCGAAGTGCCCGGGGTGGCGCGGTTTCGAGTCAACGCGTTCAACCAGAACCGCGGCGCGGGTGCGGTATTTCGGACCATTCCGTCAAAAGTCCTGACCATGGACGAGCTGGGGATGGGCGAGGTGTTCCGCAAGATCACCGAAGTGCCCCGTGGCCTGGTGCTGGTGACCGGGCCGACCGGTTCGGGCAAGTCGACCACCCTGGCGGCGATGATCGACCACCTGAACAACAACAGGCACCACCATATCCTCACCATCGAGGACCCGATCGAGTTTGTCCACGAATCGAAGAAGTGCCTGGTCAATCAGCGTGAAGTCCACCGTGATACGCAGAGCTTCTCGGCCGCGCTGCGTTCGGCCCTGCGCGAAGACCCGGACGTGATCCTGGTCGGTGAGATGCGCGACCTGGAAACCATCCGCCTGGCGCTGACCGCCGCCGAAACCGGGCACCTGGTATTCGGCACGCTGCACACCACATCGGCGGCGAAAACCATCGACCGGGTGGTCGACGTGTTCCCGGCGGAAGAGAAGTCCATGGTCCGCTCGATGCTCTCCGAGTCTTTGCAGGCGGTGGTTTCCCAGAGCCTGCTGAAGAAGATCGGCGGCGGGCGGGTGGCGGCCCATGAAATCATGTTGGGCACCCCGGCGATTCGCAACCTGATCCGTGAGGACAAGGTGGCGCAGATGTATTCATCGATCCAGACCGGCGGCTCGCTGGGCATGCAGACCCTGGACATGTGCCTCAAGGAACTGCTGACCAAGGGACTGATCGGCCGCGACAGTGCTCGGGAGAAGGCGAAAATCCCCGACAACTTCTAG
- a CDS encoding C40 family peptidase, with product MRPFFKTWLTICLLMPLAAHATNREQRLPNVDGHTAKSPAAVAKLSEISVPTHKRPGKHNSHGKVKHTELTSTVAGAPNAKQSSAALSRAVNVLGTPYRWGGSSPSKGFDCSGLVKYAFNGVAASDLPRTSNAMASGHGMKVDRKDLKPGDLLFFNIKSRKVNHVAIYLGNDRFIHAPRRGKSVTIDTLKKPYWASHYAVAKRVIAKEQTGHMRVVQR from the coding sequence ATGCGACCATTTTTCAAGACATGGCTGACCATTTGCCTTTTGATGCCACTGGCCGCCCACGCCACCAATCGTGAGCAACGTCTTCCCAACGTCGACGGTCACACTGCAAAGTCACCTGCAGCTGTTGCCAAACTTTCCGAGATCAGCGTCCCTACTCACAAGCGCCCTGGCAAGCACAACAGCCACGGTAAAGTGAAACACACCGAACTCACCAGCACCGTCGCCGGCGCACCGAATGCCAAGCAAAGCAGCGCCGCGCTGAGCCGTGCAGTGAATGTGCTGGGTACTCCCTACCGCTGGGGCGGCAGCAGCCCGAGCAAGGGCTTCGACTGCAGCGGCCTGGTCAAGTACGCCTTCAATGGTGTCGCCGCCAGCGACCTGCCGCGGACCTCCAATGCCATGGCCTCCGGCCACGGCATGAAAGTCGACCGCAAGGACCTGAAGCCGGGTGACCTGCTGTTCTTCAACATCAAGAGCCGCAAGGTCAATCACGTAGCCATTTACCTGGGCAACGACCGCTTCATCCATGCGCCGCGTCGCGGCAAGTCCGTGACCATCGATACCCTGAAGAAACCCTACTGGGCCAGCCATTACGCGGTCGCCAAGCGGGTAATCGCGAAAGAGCAGACCGGCCATATGCGGGTCGTTCAGCGCTGA
- a CDS encoding TM2 domain-containing protein gives MNSYRQDGTPANTHNVLLGYLLWIFGFTGSHRFYYGKPVTGTIWFFTFGLVGIGWLIDVFLIPGMDREADLRFTSGPLDYNVAWLLLTFLGIFGVHRMYQGKWITGLLYLVTGGLLGLGVLYDFWTLNDQISLRNNGQG, from the coding sequence ATGAACAGCTATCGGCAAGATGGCACACCGGCTAATACCCACAACGTTTTACTCGGGTATTTGCTGTGGATTTTCGGTTTCACCGGTTCCCACCGCTTCTACTACGGCAAGCCGGTGACCGGAACGATCTGGTTTTTTACCTTCGGGTTGGTTGGAATCGGTTGGCTGATCGACGTGTTTCTGATTCCGGGTATGGATCGCGAGGCTGACCTGCGTTTTACCTCGGGTCCGCTGGATTACAACGTTGCGTGGCTGTTGCTGACTTTCCTCGGCATCTTCGGTGTGCACCGGATGTACCAGGGCAAGTGGATCACCGGCTTGCTGTACCTGGTGACGGGCGGGTTGCTGGGGCTGGGGGTGCTGTACGACTTCTGGACGTTGAATGACCAGATTTCGCTGAGGAACAACGGGCAGGGCTGA
- a CDS encoding dihydroorotase, with translation MKLSIIGARVIDPSSGLDQVSDLHLEAGKIVAIGAAPAGFGPVETLDAKGLVAAPGLVDLNVALREPGYSRKGSIASETRAAAAGGVTSLCCPPRTKPVLDTSAVAELILDRAREAGNTKVFPIGALSKSLEGEQLAELVALRDAGCVAFGNGLESFRNSRTLCRALEYAATFDLTVVFHSQDHDLAEGGLAHEGPTASFLGLPGIPETAETVALARDLLLVEQTGVRAHFSQLTSARGVALIAQAQARGLRVTADVALYQLILTDEALIDFSSLYHVQPPLRTRADRDGLREAVKSGVVSAISSHHQPHERDAKLAPFGATEPGISSVELLLPLALTLVEDGLLDLPTLLARLSAGPADALRLPAGKLAVGAAADLVLFDPGTSTVAGEQWLSRGENCPFIGHALPGAVRYTLMDGRITHRA, from the coding sequence GTGAAGCTCAGCATTATTGGCGCCCGCGTCATCGATCCGAGCAGCGGCCTGGATCAGGTCAGCGACCTGCATCTGGAAGCCGGCAAGATCGTCGCCATCGGCGCCGCCCCGGCAGGCTTCGGCCCGGTCGAAACCCTTGACGCCAAGGGTCTGGTCGCCGCTCCCGGGCTGGTCGACCTGAACGTCGCCCTGCGCGAGCCGGGCTACAGCCGCAAGGGCAGCATCGCCAGCGAAACCCGTGCCGCCGCCGCCGGCGGCGTCACCAGCCTGTGCTGTCCACCACGGACCAAGCCGGTGCTGGACACCTCGGCAGTGGCCGAGCTGATCCTCGACCGCGCCCGTGAGGCCGGCAATACCAAGGTGTTCCCGATCGGCGCCCTGAGCAAGAGCCTGGAAGGCGAGCAACTGGCGGAGCTGGTGGCCCTGCGTGACGCCGGCTGCGTGGCCTTCGGCAACGGCCTGGAGAGTTTCCGTAACAGCCGCACCCTGTGCCGGGCGCTGGAGTACGCGGCCACCTTCGACCTGACGGTGGTGTTTCATTCCCAGGACCACGACCTGGCCGAAGGCGGCCTGGCCCACGAAGGTCCGACTGCCAGCTTCCTCGGCCTGCCGGGGATTCCGGAAACAGCCGAGACCGTCGCCCTGGCCCGTGACCTGCTGCTGGTCGAGCAGACCGGCGTCCGCGCGCACTTCAGCCAACTGACCAGCGCCCGTGGCGTGGCCCTGATTGCACAGGCACAGGCCAGGGGACTGCGGGTCACCGCCGATGTCGCCCTGTATCAACTGATCCTGACCGACGAAGCGTTGATCGACTTCTCCAGCCTGTACCACGTGCAACCGCCGCTGCGCACTCGTGCCGACCGCGACGGTCTGCGCGAGGCGGTGAAATCCGGGGTGGTCAGCGCCATCTCCAGCCATCACCAGCCCCACGAGCGTGACGCCAAGTTGGCGCCATTCGGGGCGACCGAGCCGGGTATCAGCAGCGTCGAACTGCTGCTGCCGCTGGCATTGACCCTGGTGGAGGACGGCCTGCTCGACCTGCCGACCCTGCTCGCCCGTCTGAGCGCCGGCCCGGCCGACGCCTTGCGGCTGCCAGCGGGCAAGCTCGCAGTGGGCGCCGCAGCGGACCTGGTGCTGTTCGATCCGGGCACCTCCACCGTGGCCGGTGAGCAGTGGCTGTCACGCGGCGAGAACTGCCCGTTCATCGGGCATGCGTTGCCGGGTGCAGTGCGTTACACGCTGATGGATGGGCGGATTACCCACCGCGCGTAA
- a CDS encoding aspartate carbamoyltransferase catalytic subunit, with product MTPPDAKRPLQLNAQGQLRHFLSLDGLPRELLTEILDTADSFLEVGARAVKKVPLLRGKTVCNVFFENSTRTRTTFELAAQRLSADVISLNVSTSSASKGETLLDTLRNLEAMAADMFVVRHGDSGAAHFIAEHVCPQVAIINGGDGRHAHPTQGMLDMLTIRRHKGGFENLSVAIVGDILHSRVARSNMLALKTLGCPDIRVIAPKTLLPIGIEQYGVKVYTDMAEGLKDVDVVIMLRLQRERMTGGLLPSEGEFYRLFGLTTARLAGVKPDAIVMHPGPINRGVEIESAVADGPHSVILNQVTYGIAVRMAVLSMAMSGQTAQRQFEQENAQ from the coding sequence ATGACGCCTCCAGACGCCAAGCGCCCCCTGCAGCTCAATGCTCAGGGCCAGTTGCGCCACTTCCTGTCGCTCGACGGCCTGCCCCGTGAGCTGCTGACGGAAATCCTCGACACCGCCGACTCATTCCTCGAAGTCGGCGCCCGGGCGGTGAAGAAAGTCCCGCTGCTGCGCGGCAAGACCGTATGCAACGTGTTCTTCGAGAACTCCACCCGTACCCGAACCACCTTCGAACTGGCGGCCCAGCGGCTGTCGGCCGACGTGATCTCGCTGAACGTGTCGACTTCGTCGGCGAGCAAGGGCGAAACCCTGCTCGATACCCTGCGCAACCTTGAAGCCATGGCCGCCGACATGTTCGTGGTCCGCCACGGCGACTCCGGTGCCGCGCACTTCATCGCCGAGCACGTCTGCCCGCAGGTGGCGATCATCAACGGCGGCGACGGCCGCCACGCGCACCCGACCCAGGGCATGCTCGACATGCTGACCATCCGTCGGCACAAGGGCGGTTTCGAAAACCTCTCGGTGGCGATCGTCGGCGACATCCTGCATTCGCGGGTCGCCCGCTCGAACATGCTGGCGCTGAAAACCCTCGGTTGCCCGGATATCCGCGTGATCGCGCCGAAGACCCTGCTGCCGATCGGCATCGAGCAGTACGGCGTGAAGGTCTACACCGACATGGCCGAAGGCCTGAAGGATGTCGACGTGGTGATCATGCTGCGCCTGCAACGTGAACGCATGACCGGCGGCCTGCTGCCCAGCGAAGGCGAGTTCTACCGCCTGTTCGGCCTGACCACCGCGCGTCTGGCCGGGGTCAAGCCGGATGCCATCGTCATGCACCCGGGCCCGATCAACCGTGGCGTGGAGATTGAATCGGCGGTCGCCGACGGCCCGCATTCGGTCATCCTCAACCAGGTCACCTACGGCATCGCGGTACGCATGGCCGTGCTGTCCATGGCCATGAGCGGGCAGACCGCCCAGCGTCAATTCGAGCAGGAGAACGCCCAGTGA
- the pyrR gene encoding bifunctional pyr operon transcriptional regulator/uracil phosphoribosyltransferase PyrR: MSLPNPAELIDQMATRLTAHLQQRAIDTPRYIGIRTGGVWVAQALLKALDSDSPLGTLDVSFYRDDFSQNGLHPQVRPSELPFEIEGQHLVLIDDVLMSGRTIRAALNELFDYGRPASVTLVCLLDLDAAELPIRPNVVGATLSLAPTERVKLSGPAPLQLELQDLALQAP, translated from the coding sequence ATGAGCCTGCCCAATCCCGCCGAACTGATCGACCAGATGGCCACCCGCCTCACGGCCCATCTGCAGCAGCGAGCCATCGACACCCCGCGCTATATCGGCATCCGCACCGGCGGCGTATGGGTCGCGCAGGCGCTGCTCAAGGCGCTGGACAGCGACTCGCCGCTGGGCACGCTGGATGTTTCCTTCTACCGCGACGACTTCAGCCAGAACGGCCTGCATCCGCAGGTGCGCCCTTCGGAGCTGCCGTTCGAAATCGAAGGCCAGCACCTGGTACTGATCGACGACGTGCTGATGAGCGGCCGGACCATCCGCGCCGCCCTCAACGAGCTGTTCGACTACGGTCGCCCGGCCAGCGTGACCCTGGTCTGCCTGCTGGACCTGGACGCCGCCGAGTTGCCGATTCGGCCGAATGTGGTGGGGGCAACCCTGTCGCTGGCCCCCACGGAACGGGTAAAATTGTCCGGCCCCGCGCCGCTCCAGCTTGAACTTCAAGACCTGGCCCTTCAAGCACCTTAA
- the ruvX gene encoding Holliday junction resolvase RuvX: protein MANIRLLLGFDYGTRQIGVAVGQMITGQARELCTLKAQNGIPDWNQVEALIKEWKPDAVVVGLPLNMDGTPSEMCARAEKFARRLNGRYNVPFFTQDERLTTFEAKGERMAKGGHKGSYRDNPVDAIAAKLLLQSWIEENPVSPES from the coding sequence ATGGCCAATATTCGTCTGCTGCTGGGTTTCGACTACGGTACCCGGCAGATCGGTGTTGCCGTCGGCCAGATGATCACCGGCCAGGCCCGTGAGCTGTGCACGCTCAAGGCGCAGAATGGGATTCCCGACTGGAATCAGGTCGAAGCCCTGATCAAGGAGTGGAAACCCGACGCGGTGGTGGTCGGCCTGCCCCTGAACATGGATGGCACACCCAGCGAGATGTGCGCTCGGGCGGAAAAATTCGCCCGCCGGCTGAATGGCCGCTACAACGTGCCGTTCTTTACCCAGGACGAGCGCCTGACCACGTTCGAAGCCAAGGGCGAGCGCATGGCCAAGGGCGGACACAAAGGCAGCTACCGTGACAACCCGGTGGATGCCATCGCCGCCAAACTGCTGCTGCAAAGCTGGATCGAAGAAAACCCCGTATCCCCCGAATCCTGA
- a CDS encoding YqgE/AlgH family protein yields MKNLTPTYLKHHFLIAMPHMADPNFAQTLTYIVEHSANGAMGLVINRPQSLNLADILEQLRPDIDPPARCQHLPIYSGGPVQTDRGFVLHPIGKSYQATVELEGLALSTSQDVLFAIADGIGPEHSLIALGYAGWEAGQLEAELADNAWLTCPFSPEILFNTDSEDRLAAAAAHLGVNLNLLTSQAGHA; encoded by the coding sequence ATGAAAAACCTCACACCGACGTACCTCAAGCATCACTTCCTGATCGCCATGCCGCATATGGCCGACCCGAACTTTGCGCAGACCTTGACCTATATCGTCGAGCACAGCGCAAACGGTGCCATGGGGCTGGTCATCAACCGCCCGCAATCACTGAACCTGGCCGATATTCTTGAGCAGTTGCGCCCGGATATCGATCCTCCCGCGCGCTGCCAGCATTTACCGATCTATTCCGGTGGCCCGGTGCAGACCGATCGCGGCTTCGTCCTGCACCCCATCGGCAAGTCCTACCAGGCCACCGTCGAACTCGAAGGCCTGGCCTTGTCGACCTCCCAGGACGTGCTGTTCGCCATCGCCGACGGTATCGGCCCCGAACACAGCCTGATCGCCCTCGGCTACGCCGGTTGGGAAGCCGGACAACTGGAGGCCGAACTGGCCGACAACGCCTGGCTGACCTGCCCGTTCTCCCCGGAAATCCTCTTCAACACCGACAGCGAAGACCGCCTGGCCGCCGCCGCCGCGCACCTGGGCGTCAACCTCAACCTGCTCACCAGTCAGGCGGGTCACGCCTGA
- a CDS encoding energy transducer TonB — protein MTLPADLPPELYRTGVRPADRLGFTLFLAALIHLALLLGVGFSFVEPKQISRTLEITLATFKSETKPAKADFIAQENQQGSGTLDKKAIPTTTEVAPFQDNAVNKVATPPPAKPQVTEATPKAAVATVAPKPKKTVTHHEERKPEAAPQAETPTFDSSQLSSDIASLEAELAKERQLYAKRPRIHRLSAASTMRDKGAWYKDEWRKKVERIGNLNYPEEARRQQIYGNLRLMVSINHDGSLYEVLVLESSGQPLLDQAAQRIVRLAAPFAPFTGDLSDIDRLEIIRTWRFARGDRLSSN, from the coding sequence ATGACTCTCCCCGCCGATCTGCCTCCCGAACTCTACCGCACCGGCGTGCGCCCGGCCGACAGGCTCGGCTTTACCCTGTTTCTCGCCGCGCTGATCCACCTGGCATTGCTGCTCGGGGTCGGGTTCAGTTTCGTCGAGCCCAAACAGATCAGCAGGACCCTGGAAATCACCCTGGCGACCTTCAAGAGCGAGACCAAGCCGGCCAAGGCCGATTTCATCGCCCAGGAGAACCAGCAGGGCAGCGGCACACTGGACAAGAAGGCGATCCCGACCACCACCGAGGTCGCGCCATTCCAGGACAACGCTGTCAACAAGGTGGCCACACCACCGCCAGCCAAGCCGCAAGTCACCGAAGCAACGCCCAAGGCTGCCGTCGCCACGGTCGCGCCCAAACCGAAGAAAACCGTCACCCACCACGAAGAACGCAAGCCTGAGGCGGCGCCCCAGGCCGAAACGCCGACCTTCGACAGCTCGCAGTTGTCCAGCGACATCGCCAGCCTGGAGGCGGAACTGGCCAAGGAACGCCAGCTATATGCCAAAAGGCCACGTATCCACCGCCTGAGCGCGGCGTCGACCATGCGTGACAAGGGTGCCTGGTACAAGGATGAGTGGCGCAAGAAGGTCGAACGGATCGGCAACCTCAACTATCCCGAAGAGGCCCGCCGCCAGCAGATCTACGGCAACCTGCGGTTGATGGTGTCGATCAACCATGACGGTTCGCTGTACGAAGTGCTGGTGCTCGAATCCTCCGGCCAGCCGCTGCTGGACCAGGCCGCACAGCGTATCGTCCGCCTGGCGGCGCCCTTCGCGCCCTTCACCGGCGACCTGTCGGACATCGACCGACTGGAGATCATCCGCACCTGGCGTTTCGCCCGGGGTGACCGTCTGTCCAGTAATTGA
- the gshB gene encoding glutathione synthase: MSVRLGIVMDPIASISYKKDSSLAMLLAAQERGWTLFYMEQQDLYQDAGVARARMKPLKVFANPEHWFELEAETDAALSDLDVILMRKDPPFDMEFVYSTYLLEQAERAGVLVVNKPQSLRDCNEKLFATQFPQCTPPTVVSRRADVLREFAAKHGDVILKPLDGMGGTSIFRHRVGDPNLSVILETLTALGGQQIMAQAYLPAIKDGDKRILMVDGEPVPYCLARIPASGETRGNLAAGGRGEARPLTDRDRWIAAQVGPTLREKGLLFVGLDVIGEHLTEINVTSPTCIREIDNAFGTQIGGLLMDAIEQKLKSR, encoded by the coding sequence ATGAGCGTTCGTCTCGGGATTGTCATGGACCCCATCGCGAGCATTTCCTACAAGAAGGACAGCTCGCTGGCCATGTTGCTGGCCGCCCAGGAGCGCGGCTGGACGCTGTTCTACATGGAGCAGCAGGACCTTTACCAGGACGCTGGCGTGGCCCGGGCACGGATGAAACCGCTGAAAGTGTTCGCCAACCCTGAGCACTGGTTCGAACTGGAAGCCGAGACCGACGCGGCCCTGAGCGACCTGGACGTGATCCTGATGCGCAAGGATCCGCCGTTCGACATGGAGTTCGTCTACTCCACCTACCTGCTGGAGCAGGCCGAACGTGCCGGCGTGCTGGTGGTGAACAAGCCCCAGAGCCTGCGTGACTGCAACGAAAAGCTGTTCGCCACCCAGTTCCCGCAGTGCACGCCACCGACCGTAGTCAGCCGCCGCGCCGACGTGTTGCGTGAGTTCGCCGCCAAGCACGGCGATGTGATCCTCAAGCCACTGGACGGCATGGGCGGCACTTCGATCTTCCGTCACCGGGTGGGCGACCCGAACCTGTCGGTGATCCTCGAGACGCTGACCGCGCTGGGCGGCCAGCAGATCATGGCCCAGGCCTACCTGCCGGCGATCAAGGACGGCGACAAGCGCATCCTGATGGTCGATGGCGAGCCGGTACCCTATTGCCTGGCACGTATCCCGGCCAGCGGCGAAACCCGTGGCAACCTGGCGGCCGGCGGACGTGGCGAAGCACGCCCACTGACAGACCGCGACCGCTGGATCGCCGCCCAGGTTGGACCTACCTTGCGTGAAAAGGGCCTGTTGTTCGTCGGTCTTGATGTCATCGGCGAGCATCTGACGGAAATCAATGTCACCAGCCCGACCTGCATCCGCGAGATCGACAACGCCTTCGGCACCCAGATCGGCGGCCTGCTGATGGATGCCATCGAGCAGAAGCTCAAAAGCCGTTGA
- the pilG gene encoding twitching motility response regulator PilG, with the protein MEQHSTALKVMVIDDSKTIRRTAETLLKHVGCEVITAVDGFEALAKIADHHPGIIFVDIMMPRLDGYQTCALIKNNRAFKSTPVIMLSSKDGLFDKAKGRIVGSDQFLTKPFSREELLAAIKAHVPGFAAIEQVL; encoded by the coding sequence ATGGAACAGCATTCCACAGCCTTGAAAGTCATGGTCATCGATGACTCGAAGACGATTCGCCGCACCGCCGAGACGCTGCTCAAGCACGTCGGCTGCGAAGTCATCACCGCCGTCGACGGTTTCGAGGCGTTGGCCAAGATCGCCGATCATCACCCGGGGATCATTTTCGTCGACATCATGATGCCGCGCCTGGATGGCTACCAGACCTGTGCCCTGATCAAGAACAACCGTGCGTTCAAGTCGACGCCGGTGATCATGCTGTCCTCCAAGGACGGCCTGTTCGACAAGGCCAAGGGGCGTATCGTCGGTTCTGATCAGTTTTTGACCAAGCCTTTCAGCCGGGAAGAACTGCTGGCGGCGATCAAGGCTCATGTCCCGGGTTTCGCGGCAATAGAACAAGTACTTTGA
- the pilH gene encoding twitching motility response regulator PilH, protein MARILIVDDSPTEMYKLTGMLEKQGHEVLKAENGADGVALARQEKPDAVLMDIVMPGLNGFQATRQLTKDPETSAIPVIIITTKDQETDKVWGTRQGARDYLTKPVDEETLLKTLNNVLAG, encoded by the coding sequence ATGGCACGCATCCTGATCGTCGATGATTCGCCGACTGAAATGTACAAACTGACCGGTATGCTGGAAAAGCAGGGTCATGAAGTCCTCAAGGCCGAGAACGGCGCCGACGGCGTGGCCCTGGCCCGCCAGGAAAAGCCCGATGCGGTCCTGATGGATATCGTCATGCCAGGCCTCAACGGTTTCCAGGCGACCCGACAACTGACCAAGGATCCTGAAACCTCGGCGATTCCGGTGATCATCATTACCACCAAGGACCAGGAGACCGACAAGGTCTGGGGCACGCGCCAGGGCGCCAGGGATTACCTGACCAAGCCGGTCGACGAGGAAACCCTGCTCAAGACCCTGAACAACGTTCTGGCCGGTTGA
- a CDS encoding chemotaxis protein CheW: protein MAESPTAFQLLLEIDQRCRALAADLPSQETRPDTWSGIGFRLGEQWYVAPMGEVAEVLHEPRYTLLPGVKPWVKGVANLRGRLLPIMDLCGFFGHELSVLRKQRRVLVLEHKDVFAGLLVDEVAGMQHFPRHSRQLHSVARPERVVAPFVQGCFERERNWWVFSPFILAQAPGFLDVAV from the coding sequence ATGGCCGAATCGCCGACCGCCTTCCAGCTGCTGCTGGAGATCGACCAGCGCTGCCGGGCACTGGCTGCCGACCTGCCGTCCCAGGAAACCCGCCCGGACACCTGGAGCGGCATCGGTTTCCGGCTCGGCGAGCAGTGGTACGTGGCGCCGATGGGCGAGGTCGCCGAAGTGCTGCATGAGCCGCGCTATACCCTGCTGCCGGGGGTGAAACCCTGGGTCAAGGGCGTAGCCAACCTGCGTGGGCGGCTGCTGCCGATCATGGACCTGTGTGGTTTTTTCGGTCACGAGTTGTCGGTATTGCGCAAACAGCGGCGGGTGCTGGTGCTGGAGCACAAGGACGTGTTCGCCGGCCTGCTGGTGGATGAGGTGGCAGGCATGCAGCACTTTCCCCGGCACAGCCGGCAGTTGCATTCGGTGGCGCGCCCGGAGCGGGTGGTCGCGCCCTTTGTACAAGGCTGTTTCGAGCGTGAGCGCAACTGGTGGGTGTTCAGCCCGTTCATCCTGGCACAGGCACCGGGGTTTCTTGATGTTGCGGTCTAA